The Oryza glaberrima chromosome 9, OglaRS2, whole genome shotgun sequence genome includes a window with the following:
- the LOC127785426 gene encoding beta-glucosidase 30, protein MGRRLLFTLFLGALFCNGVYAKFTRYSFPKDFIFGTGSAAYQYEGAYKEGGKGPSVWDNFTHIPGKILNNDNGDVANDFYHRYKEDVSLLKDMNMDAFRFSIAWTRILPNGSLSGGINKEGVAFYNSLIDDVIAKGMIPFVTIFHWDTPLALESKYGGFLSEDIVKDYVDFAEVCFREFGDRVKYWTTFNEPFTYSAYGYGKGVFAPGRCSSYVSKSCGAGDSSREPYLVAHHIHLSHAAAVQLYRTKYQPTQKGQIGMVVVTHWFVPYDNTDADRGAVQRSLDFIYGWFMDPIVHGDYPGTMRGWLGSRLPEFTPEQSAMVKGSYDFIGVNYYTTYYAKSIPPPNSNELSYDLDNRANTTGFRNGKPIGPQEFTPIFFNYPPGLRELLLYTKRRYNNPTIYVTENGIDEGNNSTLPEALKDGHRIEFHSKHLQFVNHAIRNGVNVKGYFTWTFMDCFEWGDGYLDRFGLIYVDRKTLKRYRKESSYWIEDFLKRH, encoded by the exons ATGGGAAGGCGACTCCTCTTCACCTTGTTCTTGGGAGCTCTGTTCTGCAATGGCGTTTACGCCAAGTTTACCCGGTACAGCTTCCCCAAGGACTTCATCTTCGGCACAGGTTCAGCAGCTTATCAG TATGAGGGCGCCTACAAAGAAGGGGGCAAAGGTCCTAGCGTCTGGGACAACTTCACTCACATTCCAG GTAAAATTTTAAACAATGATAACGGCGATGTGGCAAATGACTTCTATCACCGATACAAG GAGGATGTGAGCCTCCTGAAGGACATGAACATGGATGCTTTCCGGTTCTCCATTGCGTGGACCAGGATCCTGCCAA ATGGATCCTTGAGTGGAGGAATAAACAAAGAAGGGGTTGCTTTCTACAACAGCTTGATCGATGATGTCATAGCAAAAG GGATGATCCCATTTGTCACTATCTTCCACTGGGACACCCCCTTGGCTCTGGAAAGCAAATACGGAGGATTCCTCAGTGAAGACATAGT GAAAGACTACGTGGACTTCGCGGAGGTGTGCTTTCGCGAGTTCGGCGACCGTGTCAAGTACTGGACCACATTTAATGAGCCATTCACATACAGCGCCTACGGCTATGGCAAGGGCGTGTTTGCGCCAGGACGATGCTCTTCGTATGTTTCCAAGTCATGTGGTGCCGGTGACTCCAGTCGCGAGCCCTATCTCGTGGCACACCACATCCACCTCTCCCACGCTGCCGCTGTCCAGCTTTACCGCACCAAGTACCAGCCAACACAGAAGGGACAGATCGGCATGGTGGTGGTCACCCACTGGTTCGTGCCGTACGACAACACCGACGCTGACCGCGGCGCTGTGCAACGGAGCCTAGACTTCATCTATGGGTGGTTCATGGACCCTATCGTGCATGGTGACTACCCGGGCACCATGAGAGGTTGGCTCGGCAGTCGGCTGCCAGAGTTCACGCCTGAACAGTCGGCGATGGTGAAGGGCTCCTACGACTTCATCGGAGTTAATTATTACACCACCTACTACGCTAAGAGTATACCGCCGCCTAACTCCAACGAGCTATCCTACGACCTCGACAACCGCGCCAACACCACCGGCTTCCGTAATGGCAAACCCATCGGTCCACAG GAATTTACACCGATCTTCTTCAACTACCCTCCGGGTCTCCGTGAGCTCCTCCTCTACACCAAGAGGAGGTACAACAACCCGACCATCTATGTTACAGAAAACG GCATCGACGAGGGTAACAACAGCACACTGCCAGAGGCGCTCAAGGATGGACACAGGATCGAGTTCCACTCAAAGCACCTGCAGTTCGTCAACCACGCCATCAGGAATGGGGTGAACGTGAAGGGCTACTTCACGTGGACATTCATGGACTGCTTCGAGTGGGGTGACGGCTACCTCGACAGGTTCGGCCTCATCTACGTCGACCGCAAGACGCTCAAGCGCTACCGCAAGGAGTCCAGCTACTGGATCGAAGACTTCCTCAAGAGGCACTGA
- the LOC127785461 gene encoding squamosa promoter-binding-like protein 17 isoform X2: MATGGSGGGGGGGGGGDDVHGLKFGKKIYFEQDAAASASAAAVESSSTSSGGGGKKGKGVAAAAAPPPPPPPRCQVEGCGVDLSGVKPYYCRHKVCYMHAKEPIVVVAGLEQRFCQQCSRFHQLPEFDQEKKSCRRRLAGHNERRRKPTPGPLSSRYGRLAASFHEPGRSRSFVVDFSYPRVPSSVRDAWPAIQPGDRMSGSIQWQGGHELHPHRSAVAGYGDHHAFSSHGGSAAGAPMLHHPAFELTSGGCLAGVATDSSCALSLLSTQPWDTTQSTSSHNRSPPMSSTASAFGGGNNPVSPSVMASNYMAASPGWNSSSRGHDGARNVHLPPPHGVALNEVPPGSVHHGHFSGELELALQGGAPSNRPEAEHGSGSGAFSHSPNAMNWSL; the protein is encoded by the exons ATGGcgaccggcggcagcggcggcggcggcggaggtggaggtggtggtgacgaTGTCCACGGGCTCAAGTTCGGCAAGAAGATCTACTTCGAGCaggacgcggcggcgtcggcgtcggcggcggcggtggagtcgtcgtcgacgtcgtcgggcGGAGGCGGCAAGAAGGGGaagggcgtggcggcggcggcggcgcccccgccgccgccgccgccgaggtgccAGGTGGAGGGTTGCGGCGTGGATCTGAGCGGCGTCAAGCCGTACTACTGCCGCCACAAGGTGTGCTACATGCACGCCAAGGagcccatcgtcgtcgtcgccggcctcgagcAGCGCTTCTGCCAACAGTGCAGCAG GTTCCACCAATTACCTGAATttgatcaagaaaaaaaaagctgccGCAGACGCCTTGCAGGTCACAATGAACGCCGGAGGAAGCCGACACCTGGACCTCTTTCTTCTCGCTATGGCCGGCTTGCTGCATCCTTTCATG AGCCAGGCAGGTCCAGAAGCTTTGTGGTAGATTTCTCATACCCAAGGGTTCCAAGCAGTGTGAGGGATGCGTGGCCTGCTATTCAGCCCGGTGATCGCATGTCCGGTTCAATCCAGTGGCAAGGGGGCCATGAACTCCATCCTCACCGCAGCGCAGTTGCGGGATACGGTGATCACCATGCGTTCAGCAGCCATGGTGGCTCAGCGGCTGGGGCACCAATGCTCCACCACCCTGCCTTTGAGCTCACCTCAGGTGGATGTCTCGCGGGAGTCGCCACCGACTCCAGCtgtgctctctctcttctgtcAACTCAGCCATGGGATACTACCCAAAGCACCAGCAGCCACAACCGGTCCCCGCCAATGTCGTCAACGGCCAGCGCCTTCGGAGGCGGCAACAACCCGGTGTCGCCCTCGGTCATGGCAAGCAACTACATGGCGGCGAGCCCCGGCTGGAACAGCTCCAGCCGGGGCCATGACGGCGCCAGGAACGTGCACCTGCCGCCACCGCACGGGGTTGCGCTGAACGAGGTCCCTCCGGGCTCCGTCCACCACGGCCAtttctccggcgagctcgagctcgcacTGCAGGGAGGTGCCCCGTCCAACCGGCCGGAAGCCGAGCATGGCTCCGGCAGCGGCGCCTTCAGCCACTCCCCCAATGCCATGAACTGGTCTCTGTAG
- the LOC127785461 gene encoding squamosa promoter-binding-like protein 17 isoform X1: MATGGSGGGGGGGGGGDDVHGLKFGKKIYFEQDAAASASAAAVESSSTSSGGGGKKGKGVAAAAAPPPPPPPRCQVEGCGVDLSGVKPYYCRHKVCYMHAKEPIVVVAGLEQRFCQQCSRFHQLPEFDQEKKSCRRRLAGHNERRRKPTPGPLSSRYGRLAASFHEEPGRSRSFVVDFSYPRVPSSVRDAWPAIQPGDRMSGSIQWQGGHELHPHRSAVAGYGDHHAFSSHGGSAAGAPMLHHPAFELTSGGCLAGVATDSSCALSLLSTQPWDTTQSTSSHNRSPPMSSTASAFGGGNNPVSPSVMASNYMAASPGWNSSSRGHDGARNVHLPPPHGVALNEVPPGSVHHGHFSGELELALQGGAPSNRPEAEHGSGSGAFSHSPNAMNWSL, translated from the exons ATGGcgaccggcggcagcggcggcggcggcggaggtggaggtggtggtgacgaTGTCCACGGGCTCAAGTTCGGCAAGAAGATCTACTTCGAGCaggacgcggcggcgtcggcgtcggcggcggcggtggagtcgtcgtcgacgtcgtcgggcGGAGGCGGCAAGAAGGGGaagggcgtggcggcggcggcggcgcccccgccgccgccgccgccgaggtgccAGGTGGAGGGTTGCGGCGTGGATCTGAGCGGCGTCAAGCCGTACTACTGCCGCCACAAGGTGTGCTACATGCACGCCAAGGagcccatcgtcgtcgtcgccggcctcgagcAGCGCTTCTGCCAACAGTGCAGCAG GTTCCACCAATTACCTGAATttgatcaagaaaaaaaaagctgccGCAGACGCCTTGCAGGTCACAATGAACGCCGGAGGAAGCCGACACCTGGACCTCTTTCTTCTCGCTATGGCCGGCTTGCTGCATCCTTTCATG AAGAGCCAGGCAGGTCCAGAAGCTTTGTGGTAGATTTCTCATACCCAAGGGTTCCAAGCAGTGTGAGGGATGCGTGGCCTGCTATTCAGCCCGGTGATCGCATGTCCGGTTCAATCCAGTGGCAAGGGGGCCATGAACTCCATCCTCACCGCAGCGCAGTTGCGGGATACGGTGATCACCATGCGTTCAGCAGCCATGGTGGCTCAGCGGCTGGGGCACCAATGCTCCACCACCCTGCCTTTGAGCTCACCTCAGGTGGATGTCTCGCGGGAGTCGCCACCGACTCCAGCtgtgctctctctcttctgtcAACTCAGCCATGGGATACTACCCAAAGCACCAGCAGCCACAACCGGTCCCCGCCAATGTCGTCAACGGCCAGCGCCTTCGGAGGCGGCAACAACCCGGTGTCGCCCTCGGTCATGGCAAGCAACTACATGGCGGCGAGCCCCGGCTGGAACAGCTCCAGCCGGGGCCATGACGGCGCCAGGAACGTGCACCTGCCGCCACCGCACGGGGTTGCGCTGAACGAGGTCCCTCCGGGCTCCGTCCACCACGGCCAtttctccggcgagctcgagctcgcacTGCAGGGAGGTGCCCCGTCCAACCGGCCGGAAGCCGAGCATGGCTCCGGCAGCGGCGCCTTCAGCCACTCCCCCAATGCCATGAACTGGTCTCTGTAG
- the LOC127784052 gene encoding uncharacterized protein LOC127784052, with protein MGRPRGGKGRKSTEAAKADDGSSSGGGGEEVIPAYKRRGRPQQQKHHHLKDDHAAGDDEDEDDDSVAKTEEEEEEEEHDDIAKIDDDAAKTTAAAAAAPQASKAGSSKAAAQNPGRKRRRQLKRGSDNSNSNSASAIERCRRKDGGEPSSSRQQNGFRQHGSRRKNSTPRRAAEAGVECK; from the coding sequence ATGGGAAGGCCGAGGGGTGGGAAAGGCAGGAAATCCACCGAAGCTGCGAAAGCCGAcgatggcagcagcagcggcggcggcggcgaggaggtgatCCCGGCGTACAAGAGGAGGGGAAGGCCACAACAACAGAAGCATCACCACCTCAAGGacgaccacgccgccggcgacgacgaggacgaagacgacgacagCGTCGCCAagaccgaggaggaggaggaggaggaagaacacgaCGACATTGCCAagatcgacgacgacgccgcgaagacgacggcggcggcggcggcggcgccacaaGCCAGCAAGGCGGGGTCGTCCAAGGCCGCAGCTCAGAACccggggaggaagaggcggcggcagctgaAGCGCGGCTCCgacaacagcaacagcaacagcgcCTCCGCCATTGAGCGGTGCCGGAggaaggacggcggcgagccgtcgtcgtcgcggcagCAGAACGGGTTCCGGCAACACGGGAGCCGGCGGAAGAACTCCACGCCGCGGAGAGCCGCCGAGGCCGGAGTGGAGTGCAAGTGA
- the LOC127785189 gene encoding polygalacturonase inhibitor 1-like has translation MANATVVASSWIPLLCLVVVVLSACTAVSSAVECNGDDRAALLRVKAQLGDPVRLSSWRPSTNCCAWEPAVFCSGEPGRVTGLALFSLAGVAAPVPPALGELTGLAVLQIASVRGMSGPIPPSFANLSLLEDLDITGTSISGPVPASYLAGATNLRTLVIADSRLAGPIPPSLAGDHPNLRYLDLSGNFLTGAIPPGLVHGSFRFLILSHNQLTGEIPRCYGDVDTVDLSHNRLTGDPSPHLFGIAAPAAKIDLSWNELAFDMTGVRFPHHLRYLDLSHNRITGKVAKSLMDVRLEHLNVSDNELCGEIPAGRFMAAHGADCYARNRCLCGAPLPPCCDGGL, from the coding sequence ATGGCCAATGCAACAGTAGTAGCCTCGTCGTGGATTCCACTGCtctgcctcgtcgtcgtcgtcctgtcCGCCTGCACCGCCGTCTCGTCGGCGGTGGAGTGCAACGGCGACGACCGCGCCGCGCTGCTGAGGGTGAAGGCGCAGCTGGGCGACCCCGTCAGGCTgtcgtcgtggcggccgtcgaCCAACTGCTGCGCGTGGGAGCCTGCCGTGTTCTGCTCCGGCGAGCCCGGCCGCGTCACCGGGCTGGCGCTCTtctccctcgccggcgtcgccgcgccCGTGCCGCCGGCGCTCGGCGAGCTGACGGGGCTCGCCGTCCTCCAGATCGCGTCCGTCCGGGGCATGTCGGGGCCCATCCCGCCCTCCTTCGCCAACCTCTCGCTGCTCGAGGACCTCGACATCACCGGCACCTCCATCTCCGGCCCGGTGCCGGCGTcctacctcgccggcgccaccaaCCTCCGTACCCTCGTCATCGCCGACAGCAGGCTCGCCGGGCCGATCCCGCCGtccctcgccggcgaccacccCAACCTCCGGTACCTCGACCTCAGCGGCAACTTCCTCACCGGCGCCATCCCGCCGGGGCTGGTGCACGGCAGCTTCAGGTTCTTGATCCTCTCCCACAACCAGCTCACCGGCGAGATACCGCGCTGCTACGGCGACGTGGACACCGTCGACCTCTCGCACAACCGCCTCACCGGCGACCCGTCGCCGCACCTGTTCGGGATCGCAGCGCCGGCGGCCAAGATCGACCTGTCGTGGAACGAGCTGGCGTTCGACATGACCGGGGTGAGGTTCCCGCACCACCTCAGGTACCTCGACCTCAGCCACAACCGGATCACCGGGAAGGTGGCCAAGTCGCTGATGGACGTCAGGCTGGAGCACCTCAACGTCAGCGACAACGAGCTCTGCGGCGAGATTCCGGCGGGGAGGTTCatggcggcgcacggcgcggaTTGCTACGCTCGCAACAGGTGCCTGTGTGGTGCCCCGCTGCCTCCCTGCTGCGACGGCGGCCTGTAG
- the LOC127785008 gene encoding uncharacterized protein LOC127785008, with the protein MADGSDGPDVSPAAAAAAGGGGGGEIWGTLEELLLACAVSRHGTGSWDSVAMEVQTRSPLAARPGLTPTSCRLRFRHLHRRFSVGGAAEEEDDDEEAEEGGPDASAADGWMDELRRLRVAELRREVERCDLSIGTLQTKVKRLREEREQSIHGGGGGEGKPETANGDERLSSEEPGRSCRESNSTDLKPAARAGDHSVKAEEEDEDAAAAKQQASGESVAASKESSDLRSSASLRRRRRHKPGADEDADGEEASALRPPSQSPSSSSSSQPLAALLDTFAARFGPLLERLHESQESDAYRGAIRRHVDIEMVRRRLDASPAGGGGGAAAAAEFYRDLLLLCANALVFFPRAGPERGAAAEARALVYSSLRLREPKQEPGTAAAAAVAAAAGSPPAEDTRRAEGVVSVGGGGGGAGIVGSLIEKGGKPLIVCRKRSSIAKAAAAAKKEESAEKGEAAEEGEGSDDGEKKVSVSASASKDKAWGLRTKKGRGPGKNSASVGGRKMAKLSEATEAATDGSKKPDKKIAADAATPAKKRNAVDFLKRLNQGSSPSKKKKKGSPMGTRKRAAAATSPEQPQKTRKGPGRKDAGRGGSKKGGKSATPKRSVGRPPSKRGAAAATATPPSKRAKVNRSEKTAATATAAKRGGRR; encoded by the exons ATGGCGGACGGATCGGACGGCCCCGACgtgtctccggcggcggcggcggcggcgggaggaggaggtggaggtgagaTCTGGGGGACGTTGGAGGAGCTGCTCTTGGCCTGCGCCGTGAGCAGGCACGGCACGGGGAGCTGGGACTCCGTCGCCATGGAGGTGCAGACGCGGAGCCCCCTCGCCGCGCGCCCGGGCCTCACGCCCACCAGCTGCCGCCTCCGGttccgccacctccaccgccgcttctccgtcggcggggcggcggaggaggaggacgacgacgaggaggcggaggagggtggccccgacgcctccgccgcggaCGGGTGGATggacgagctccgccgcctccgcgtcgccgagctccgccgcgagGTCGAGCGATGCGATCTCTCCATCGG GACGCTGCAGACGAAAGTGAAGCGgctgagagaggagagagaacaaagcatccacggcggcggcggcggcgaggggaagccggagacggcgaacggcgacgagcGGCTGTCGAGCGAGGAGCCCGGCCGGTCGTGCAGGGAGTCCAATTCCACAGATCTGAAacccgcggcgcgcgccggtgACCATAGCGtcaaggcggaggaggaagacgaggacgcggcggcggcgaagcagcaGGCCTCCGGCGAGTCGGTGGCCGCGTCGAAGGAGAGCAGCGACCTGCGGAGCTCGGCcagcctgcgccgccgccgccgccacaagcccggcgccgacgaggacgccgacggcgaggaggcctCCGCGCTGCGGCCGCCCTCgcagtcgccgtcgtcgtcgtcgtcgtcgcagccgctcgccgcgctgctcgacACGTTCGCCGCCAGGTTCGGTCCCCTGCTCGAGCGGCTGCACGAAAGCCAG GAGAGCGACGCGTACCGTGGCGCGATCAGGCGCCACGTGGACATCGAGATGGTGCGGCGGAGGCTGGACGCGTcgccggcgggtggcggcggcggcgccgccgctgccgccgagtTCTACCGCGACCTCCTGCTGCTCTGCGCCAacgcgctcgtcttcttcccgCGCGCCGGGCCggagcgcggcgccgccgcggaggcccGCGCGCTCGTGTACTCgtcgctccgcctccgcgaGCCGAAGCAGGAGcctggcaccgccgccgccgccgcggtggcggcggcggcagggtccCCTCCGGCTGAGGATACGCGGAGAGCTGAGGGCGTCgtctccgtcggcggcggcggcggcggcgctggcatCGTCGGGTCGCTGATCGAGAAGGGAGGGAAGCCGCTCATCGTTTGCCGGAAGCGGAGCTCCATCGCtaaggccgcggcggcggcgaagaaggagGAGAGCGCGGAGAAGGGTGAGGCCGccgaggaaggggaggggagcgacgacggcgagaagAAGGTCTCCGTGTCGGCGTCAGCGAGCAAGGACAAGGCGTGGGGGTTGAGGACGAAGAAAGGCCGCGGCCCCGGCAAGAACTCGGCCAGCGTCGGCGGCCGGAAAATGGCCAAGCTCTCGGAagcgacggaggcggcgaccgACGGAAGCAAGAAGCCCGACAAGAAGATCGCCGCCGACGCAGCCACGCCCGCCAAGAAGCGGAACGCCGTGGACTTCCTCAAACGGCTAAACCAGGGCTCGTCGccgtcgaagaagaagaagaaaggctCACCAATGGGGACACGGAAgcgtgctgcggcggcgacgtcgccggaGCAGCCGCAGAAGACGCGTAAGGGGCCCGGCAGGAAGGatgccggccgcggcggctccAAGAAGGGCGGCAAGAGCGCCACGCCGAAGAGAAGCGTGGGGCGGCCACCGTCGAAGCgaggtgccgccgccgcaacggcgacgccgccgtcgaagaGGGCCAAGGTGAACCGGTcggagaagacggcggcgacggcgacggcggcgaagcgggGTGGGAGGAGGTAG